A stretch of DNA from Nocardioides sp. Arc9.136:
ACGACCTTGTGCAGCGCCCAGCGCACGAGGAGGCCGAGCACCAGGAGCACGGTGACGGCCAGCGGCTTGCCGATGATGACGTCGGCGACCTGGGCCACGGTGTCGTTGCCGAAGAGGTCCAGCGCGACCTCGCAGGTCTGCTCGCCCTCCTCGCAGGGGGCGGCGGTGGCGGAGAACATGGGGACCATGTCTAACAGGTCCGCACGGGCCCGCCGAAGCCTCGGACGACCGGTGTGAGCCATCCGACCGGACGGGCCTCCGAGGTCGCCGAGGGGTGCCGATATCCTGCCTCCGTGACCGCCACGTTCTCCTCCCTCCGTCGGGCCGCCGCGCTCCTCACCGGCCTCCTCGTCGTCCTGACCGCCGGTGTCGCGCTGGCCGCCCCCGCGAGCGCCGACGTGCCCGAGGGCTGGTCGGACCCGGACCCGGTCAACACGCTGCACGCGCTGCTCCTGCTGGGCGGCGTCCCGCTGCTGCTCTTCGTCCTCATCTGGCTGCTCGTCTACGTCCCCGCCATGGTGCGCGGCGAGCGCGTCGCCCCCGGCACGGCCACCGCCGAGGACCAGTGGATCGGCGGCCCGCGCAAGTCCACCGCCGAGCTCGCCGGTCCTGACGGCGACGACTCGCAGGCCGGTGGCGCCAGTGCCCGCTGGTGAACCCCTGACCCCGGCCCAGCGGACCCGCCTCGACGAGGCGATCCGCGCGGCCGAGCGTCACTCGAGGGTCGAGTTCTCCGTCTTCATCGGCCATGCCGAGGGGCCGGCCAGGCCGTTCGCCACGCAGCTGCACAACTCGCTCGTCGCGCCGGCCCGGAGCATCCTGGTGATGGTCGACCCCGGCGCACGCACGCTGGAGATCGTCACCGGCGGCTGGGTGCGCCGCTCGCTGACCGACAAGGAGGTCGAGCTGGTCGCGCTGCACATGCAGCAGGCCTTCGCCGAGGACGACCTCGTCGGCGGCCTGGTCCGGGGCATCCAGATGCTCGCCGACCACGCCCGCTCGCCCCAGACCCTGCACGCGCCCGAGGCCTGACCCGGGCAGCGCCCGACGCCCCGACGTACGACGACGGCCGGCCTCCCCGAGGGGAGACCGGCCGTCGTCGCGTACCGGGCCGGACCGTCAGGCGCGGGCGTCGCGCTCCTGGGCGGCCAGGGCGCGGACGACCTCGGCGCGGGCCTCGCCGACGTAGCGCTGGGCGCCCGTGGGGGCGTCGTTGTCGGCGAGCCAGGCGTCGAGCCGGGCGACGGTCTCCGCGGAGGCGAGCGCCTTCGGGAAGCCGTACTCCAGGACGACCGAGCCCTTGTGGAAGCCGAGGAGGTCGATCGCGGTGTCCGCGGCCTCCAGGTACTTCTCGAGGTACGGCGCGAGGACGTCCTCCTGGCCGAACCGGAAGATCGAGAAGACCATCTCCCGCGACGTCTCGTTGGGCGTGGCCGGGTCCATGACCGCCGCCCAGCCGGCCTCCTTGGCCGCGGCCGTCGGCTGCGCGACGCGGGCGGCGGCGGCCTTCTCCTTGCCGGCGTTGGTCGGGTCGCGGTCGAGCTCGGCGTCGATCTCCGCCTCGCCGATCGCGCCCGTGCGGGCCAGGTTCTTCACCAGCTCCCAGCGCAGGTCCTGGTCCACGCTGAGGCCCTCGACGGTGAAGGAGCCGTCGAGCAGCCCTCGCAGGTCGGCGACGGCCTGCTCGCCGTGCGCGGCGAGCGCGTAGGAGCGGACGAAGGTGAGCTGGTGGTCGCTGCCGGGCTCCGCGGCGAGCAGCAGCTCGCGCAGGCCCGACTCCCACTCGGCCTTCAGAGCCGGGCGGCCCGCCGGGTCGGAGTAGAACTCCACGGCCAGCGCGGTCGAGGCGGGGATCCGCGTGACGCCCCACGCGTCGGTCTCCTGGCCGATGTTGGCCAGCACCAGGCGCACCCAGTCCGTCGTGCGCATCTCGCCGTCGCGGGTCATGTCCCAGGCGGCGCCCCACGCGAGCGCGCGGGGGAGGGAGTCCTCGAGCCTGGAGAGCCCGGAGACGACGGTGGCCAGCGACCGCTCGTCGAGGCGGATCTTGGCGTAGGCGTGGTCCTCGTCGTTGAGCAGCAGCAGTGCCGGCTGCTCGCGGCCCACCAGCTCCTCGACGGCGGTCGAGGCGCCCTCGACGTCGACCTCGACGTACTCGCGGCGCACGAGCCGGCCGCCGACCTCGTCGTAGAGGCCGATGCCGAGGCGGTGCCGGCGCAGGGTGGGCTGGTCGGGGTGGGCGCTCTGCTCGACGGAGAACGACGTGTAGCGGCCCTGGCCGTCGAGCTCGAAGCGCGGCGCGAGGGTGTTGACGCCGGCGGTCTGCAGCCACTCCTGCGCCCAGCCGCCGAGCTCACGGCCCGAGGACCTCTCGAGCGCGGCGAGCAGGTCGGCGAAGGTGGCGTTCCCGAAGGCGTGGTCCTTGAAGTACTGCCGCAGGCCCGCGACGAACGGGTCGAGGCCGACCCAGGCGACGAGCTGCTTGAGCACCGACGCGCCCTTGGCGTAGGTGATCATGTCGAAGTTGACCTCGACCGCGTGCAGGTCGACGTTGTCGGCCGCGATCGGGTGGGTCGAGGGCAGCTGGTCGGCGCGGTAGCCGGTCTGCTTTCGCGCGTTGGCGAAGCCGGTCCAGGCGTCGGTGAACTCGGTCGCCTCGGCCTCGCACCAGTAGCAGGCCCACTCGGCGAAGGACTCGTTGAGCCAGAGGTCGTCCCACCACTTCATCGTCACCAGGTCGCCGAACCACATGTGCGCCATCTCGTGGGTGATGACCGAGGTGCGGAACTCGTAGAACGAGCGCGGCTGGCGGCTGCGGGGGAGGTACTCGTCGCGCAGCGTCACGCAGCCGGCGTTCTCCATCGCGCCCATGTTGTACTCCGGCACGTAGAGCTGGTCGTACTTGCCGAAGGGGTAGGGGAAGTCGAACTTCTCCTCGAAGAACTCGAAGCTCTGCTTGGTGATCTTGACCAGCTCGGCGGTGTCCATGTGCTCGACCAGCGACTGGCGGCAGTAGTGGCCGAGCGGGATCGACCCGTGCTTGCCCTCGTAGACGTCGTGCTCGGCGTGGTACTCGCCGGCCACGAT
This window harbors:
- a CDS encoding DUF5130 family protein, whose protein sequence is MPAGEPLTPAQRTRLDEAIRAAERHSRVEFSVFIGHAEGPARPFATQLHNSLVAPARSILVMVDPGARTLEIVTGGWVRRSLTDKEVELVALHMQQAFAEDDLVGGLVRGIQMLADHARSPQTLHAPEA
- the pepN gene encoding aminopeptidase N — translated: MPGTNLTRDEAATRAALLDVTSYAIDLDLTAATAAEHTGTFGSTTTIAFTCREPGAETFADLVDAEVHEITLNGEPLDPATAYADSRIALPGLQAENVLVVRADCTYSHTGEGLHRFVDPTDDRVYLYSQFEVPDARRVFTTFEQPDLKAPFTFTVTAPSHWVVVSNSPTPEPRAVDGDAGAAVWAFAPTQPMSTYITAIVAGEYHAEHDVYEGKHGSIPLGHYCRQSLVEHMDTAELVKITKQSFEFFEEKFDFPYPFGKYDQLYVPEYNMGAMENAGCVTLRDEYLPRSRQPRSFYEFRTSVITHEMAHMWFGDLVTMKWWDDLWLNESFAEWACYWCEAEATEFTDAWTGFANARKQTGYRADQLPSTHPIAADNVDLHAVEVNFDMITYAKGASVLKQLVAWVGLDPFVAGLRQYFKDHAFGNATFADLLAALERSSGRELGGWAQEWLQTAGVNTLAPRFELDGQGRYTSFSVEQSAHPDQPTLRRHRLGIGLYDEVGGRLVRREYVEVDVEGASTAVEELVGREQPALLLLNDEDHAYAKIRLDERSLATVVSGLSRLEDSLPRALAWGAAWDMTRDGEMRTTDWVRLVLANIGQETDAWGVTRIPASTALAVEFYSDPAGRPALKAEWESGLRELLLAAEPGSDHQLTFVRSYALAAHGEQAVADLRGLLDGSFTVEGLSVDQDLRWELVKNLARTGAIGEAEIDAELDRDPTNAGKEKAAAARVAQPTAAAKEAGWAAVMDPATPNETSREMVFSIFRFGQEDVLAPYLEKYLEAADTAIDLLGFHKGSVVLEYGFPKALASAETVARLDAWLADNDAPTGAQRYVGEARAEVVRALAAQERDARA